Proteins co-encoded in one Metabacillus sp. KUDC1714 genomic window:
- a CDS encoding ABC transporter permease yields MKNKSFAKHYYLMLLPGFIWLLLFSIVPMFGIAIAFQDYNPVQGVFGSEWVGLEHFKYMFTLNDTMDIFFNTIFIAVLKIIGNLIIPLIFALMLNELRLMVLKRWIQTIVYLPHFLSWVILGGILLDIFAYVGPVNQFLSLFGVDPILFFGRADLFPILVVGSDIWKEFGFNTIIYLAALTGINPALYEAASIDGASRLQGLWHVTLPGIRTTAILLTVLSLGNVLNAGFDQIFNLYNPLVYSTGDIIDTWVYRTGLLDLQYELATAVGLLKSAAGFILISLSYFLAYKTTNYRIF; encoded by the coding sequence ATGAAAAACAAAAGTTTTGCCAAGCATTATTACCTTATGCTTCTACCAGGGTTTATTTGGCTATTATTATTCAGTATTGTACCTATGTTTGGAATTGCTATTGCTTTTCAAGACTATAATCCGGTACAGGGAGTATTTGGCTCAGAATGGGTTGGTCTTGAGCATTTTAAGTATATGTTCACATTAAATGATACGATGGATATTTTTTTTAACACCATTTTTATTGCTGTATTGAAAATTATAGGAAATCTCATTATTCCGTTGATCTTTGCATTAATGCTTAATGAATTGCGCTTAATGGTATTAAAAAGATGGATTCAGACGATTGTGTATTTGCCTCACTTTCTATCATGGGTTATTTTAGGGGGCATTCTTTTAGATATTTTTGCTTATGTTGGTCCAGTTAACCAGTTTTTATCTTTATTTGGTGTTGATCCGATCTTATTCTTTGGAAGAGCAGACCTGTTTCCTATTCTGGTTGTTGGAAGTGATATTTGGAAGGAATTTGGATTCAATACGATTATCTATCTTGCAGCATTAACAGGAATTAATCCAGCTTTGTATGAGGCTGCTTCAATTGATGGTGCGTCTCGTTTACAGGGTTTGTGGCATGTGACCCTTCCTGGAATTAGAACAACGGCTATTTTACTAACCGTACTAAGCTTAGGCAATGTATTGAATGCAGGATTCGATCAAATCTTTAATTTATATAATCCACTTGTATATTCAACAGGAGACATCATTGATACATGGGTGTATCGTACCGGATTGTTGGATCTACAGTATGAGCTTGCAACAGCAGTTGGTTTATTAAAATCTGCTGCAGGATTTATTCTCATAAGTTTATCTTATTTCTTGGCTTACAAAACAACAAATTACCGTATCTTCTAA
- the yicI gene encoding alpha-xylosidase — MKFSNGNWLNREGVNIYSPFEVNEVEKDDQSLTVYAPFMHIETRGHTLTGPLFTMKFSSPMQDVIRVQMYHFKGEQHQGPEFELFPDSNSPVSIYDNENEASLTSGDLTVKINKQEGWSVDFYNSMGRLTGSGSRGMGYVTTQDKKTYMREQLGLGVGESVYGLGERFTPFVKNGQSIDIWNQDGGTSTEQAYKNIPFYLTNRGYGVFVNHPENVSFEVGSEKVSKVQFSVSGEYLEYFIINGPSPKKVLENFTSLTGKPAVPPAWSFGLWLTTSFTTNYDEETVNHFVDGMIERDIPLHVFHFDCFWMKEYEWCNFEWDRRVFPDPEGMLRRLKEKGLKICVWINPYIAQKSKLFDEGKSKGYLLQKENGSVWQWDLWQPGMGIVDFTNPQACEWFASHLRRLIDMGVDCFKTDFGERIPTDVVYYDGSDPYKMHNYYSFLYNKVVFDVLEEKLGKGEAALFARSATVGGQQFPVHWGGDCDSTYEAMAESLRGGLSLGLSGFGFWSHDIGGFESTSSADLYKRWVAFGLLSSHSRLHGSRSYRVPWMYDEEAVDVLRFFTKLKCRLMPYLFSAACDASQKGYPMMRAMLLEFPDDPACENLDRQYMLGDSLLVAPIFQEGGQVSFYLPEGNWTHYLTGEKVEGGGWRKEEHGYQSLPLYVRANSLLAIGELDDRPDYEYAENVELHLFELQDGGSASTTVYDPKGMQKLTVEAKREGNEVYISANGTSSNWSVLLRGIQELNALEGGVAEATMSDIRLLPNPNVGELKIRL; from the coding sequence ATGAAATTTAGTAATGGTAACTGGTTAAACCGTGAGGGAGTAAATATTTACAGTCCCTTTGAAGTGAATGAAGTAGAAAAAGATGATCAGTCATTAACCGTTTATGCACCTTTCATGCATATTGAAACACGTGGACATACGTTAACAGGACCGCTATTTACTATGAAGTTTTCATCACCAATGCAGGATGTAATCCGTGTCCAAATGTATCATTTCAAAGGAGAACAACACCAAGGACCAGAATTTGAACTTTTCCCCGATTCTAATTCACCTGTGAGCATTTATGATAATGAAAACGAAGCAAGTTTAACAAGTGGAGACCTGACCGTTAAGATTAATAAGCAAGAAGGATGGTCAGTGGATTTTTACAATAGTATGGGCAGGTTAACGGGTAGTGGCTCACGAGGCATGGGCTATGTAACAACCCAAGATAAGAAAACATATATGAGAGAGCAATTAGGACTAGGAGTGGGTGAATCTGTTTATGGTCTAGGTGAAAGATTTACTCCCTTTGTTAAAAATGGGCAAAGTATCGATATTTGGAATCAGGACGGTGGAACAAGTACAGAGCAAGCCTATAAAAATATACCGTTTTATTTAACGAATAGAGGTTACGGAGTTTTTGTCAATCATCCAGAAAATGTTTCGTTCGAAGTTGGTTCTGAAAAGGTATCTAAGGTCCAATTTAGTGTTAGCGGTGAATATTTAGAGTATTTTATTATTAATGGTCCTTCACCGAAAAAAGTCTTAGAGAACTTTACTTCATTAACAGGAAAACCGGCTGTGCCACCGGCATGGTCATTCGGACTGTGGTTAACGACCTCGTTCACGACAAACTATGATGAAGAAACAGTGAACCATTTTGTAGATGGAATGATCGAACGTGATATACCGCTTCATGTGTTTCATTTTGACTGTTTCTGGATGAAAGAGTATGAGTGGTGTAATTTTGAATGGGATAGACGGGTGTTCCCTGATCCTGAAGGCATGCTGAGACGCCTGAAAGAGAAAGGGCTAAAGATTTGTGTTTGGATCAACCCATATATTGCTCAAAAGTCAAAGTTGTTTGATGAAGGGAAGTCAAAAGGATATCTTTTGCAAAAAGAGAATGGAAGCGTGTGGCAGTGGGATTTGTGGCAGCCAGGTATGGGGATAGTTGATTTTACAAATCCACAAGCGTGTGAATGGTTTGCTTCCCACTTGAGAAGGTTGATCGATATGGGTGTAGATTGCTTTAAAACCGATTTCGGAGAGCGTATCCCAACAGATGTCGTTTATTACGATGGTTCTGATCCGTATAAAATGCACAATTATTATAGTTTTCTTTACAATAAAGTCGTTTTTGATGTGCTTGAAGAAAAGCTTGGTAAAGGAGAAGCTGCATTATTTGCGCGTTCAGCTACAGTAGGCGGACAGCAGTTTCCTGTACACTGGGGTGGTGATTGTGATTCAACATATGAGGCAATGGCGGAAAGCTTGCGCGGTGGTCTGTCATTAGGTCTATCTGGGTTTGGATTTTGGAGTCATGATATAGGAGGTTTTGAAAGTACTTCCTCTGCTGATTTATATAAACGCTGGGTTGCGTTTGGTTTACTTTCTAGTCATAGTCGTTTACATGGCAGCAGATCGTACAGAGTACCATGGATGTATGATGAGGAAGCAGTCGATGTGCTACGCTTCTTTACAAAACTGAAATGTCGATTAATGCCTTATTTGTTTTCCGCTGCTTGTGATGCTTCACAAAAAGGATATCCAATGATGAGGGCTATGTTACTTGAATTTCCAGATGATCCTGCATGTGAGAATCTAGATCGTCAGTACATGCTCGGTGATTCCTTATTGGTTGCACCAATTTTTCAAGAAGGCGGCCAAGTTTCCTTTTATTTACCTGAGGGAAATTGGACACATTACTTGACGGGTGAGAAGGTTGAAGGTGGGGGCTGGAGAAAGGAAGAACATGGCTATCAAAGTTTGCCTTTATACGTGCGTGCTAATAGTTTACTAGCTATAGGAGAGTTAGATGACAGACCTGACTATGAGTATGCCGAAAATGTTGAGTTGCATTTGTTTGAGTTGCAGGATGGAGGATC
- a CDS encoding sensor histidine kinase — MKINSKISNLLEQFTLKKRIVFIFAVGTLIPFVCTALISYNAMSSILSSKLDSGVRSNLKNVQQSLESTIDNLNHVSQQLVIPGSVGGYLDTYLHTEQPYERAKYYQDIKTKLNEITFTNPGIGLTMYYSDEENNYLFNTSGVKNDFTINRLPLLVNHFRIANFGPHISNELHSNRYVFSVLRKVDLPERDDIYVYIESDLKHTQNILQRDQTGEQDYYLILDNHGRIVYSEVNNPFQENTYFEGGKSGKGLLNEYYWFKETSDQGWSIVSLIPVAKYNEEKNQWVVQMIYLSIIFGVLSRIIAWLLWKMVYKPLQKFDKEINWMMQSDFQSETFRTRIPEFDYLLRQFRKMKNQISDLFKEIEQKEKRRADLEVEKLLYQINPHFLMNTLDTANWLAVMNDQKDISQLVTSLNRLLYYNLGKAGQTSTIMEEIETLKQYLAIQKFRYDFEFEVRIYTDDVILNNPVPRFILQPLVENAIYHGLSDEGYIYVEVRNDNHNIQIEVNDNGAGISEEAVDRLLNQNQTKQQKDGMGIGLNYVKRMLENHYEGKAKLEIKSLVGKGTSVFLTLPILEVDARD, encoded by the coding sequence ATGAAAATAAACAGTAAGATTTCAAACCTTTTGGAACAGTTTACATTAAAAAAAAGAATCGTGTTTATTTTTGCTGTTGGTACACTAATTCCTTTTGTCTGTACAGCACTCATTTCATATAATGCCATGTCATCCATACTGAGCAGTAAACTAGATTCTGGAGTACGAAGCAATTTGAAAAATGTTCAACAGTCACTTGAAAGTACAATCGACAACTTGAACCATGTTTCACAGCAACTTGTCATCCCTGGGAGTGTTGGGGGCTATTTGGACACGTATTTGCATACGGAACAACCATATGAACGTGCAAAATATTATCAGGATATCAAGACGAAATTGAATGAAATTACTTTTACTAATCCTGGTATCGGTTTAACTATGTATTATTCTGATGAAGAGAATAATTATTTATTTAATACCTCTGGTGTAAAAAATGACTTTACAATTAATCGATTGCCCTTACTAGTTAATCATTTTAGAATCGCAAACTTTGGCCCACATATAAGTAATGAACTCCATAGTAATAGATATGTATTTTCTGTTTTAAGAAAGGTAGACTTGCCTGAAAGGGATGATATCTATGTTTATATTGAATCAGATTTAAAACATACGCAAAATATTTTGCAGCGAGATCAAACTGGAGAGCAGGATTATTACCTGATTTTAGATAATCATGGGAGGATCGTATATAGTGAAGTCAATAATCCCTTTCAGGAAAATACCTATTTTGAAGGTGGAAAGTCGGGTAAGGGTTTACTAAACGAATATTACTGGTTTAAAGAGACGAGTGATCAAGGGTGGAGCATAGTATCTTTAATACCAGTGGCAAAATACAATGAAGAGAAAAACCAATGGGTTGTGCAAATGATTTACCTATCCATTATCTTTGGAGTACTAAGCCGCATCATTGCTTGGTTGCTGTGGAAGATGGTATATAAGCCATTGCAGAAATTCGATAAAGAAATCAATTGGATGATGCAGAGCGATTTTCAATCCGAGACCTTTCGTACACGTATTCCGGAATTTGACTATTTGCTCAGACAATTCCGCAAGATGAAAAATCAAATTTCAGACCTTTTTAAGGAAATAGAACAAAAAGAAAAGCGTAGAGCTGACCTTGAGGTAGAGAAACTATTATATCAAATCAATCCCCACTTTCTTATGAATACATTGGATACTGCTAACTGGCTCGCTGTGATGAATGATCAGAAGGATATCAGTCAGCTTGTTACGTCTCTCAATAGGTTGTTGTATTATAATTTAGGGAAGGCTGGACAGACCTCTACGATCATGGAAGAGATCGAGACATTGAAGCAATATTTGGCTATCCAGAAATTCCGTTATGACTTTGAATTTGAAGTCCGAATTTATACTGATGATGTAATTTTGAATAATCCAGTCCCCCGATTTATCCTTCAACCGCTTGTAGAGAATGCAATTTACCATGGGTTGAGTGATGAAGGCTATATTTATGTAGAAGTGAGGAACGATAACCATAACATACAAATAGAAGTTAATGATAATGGTGCGGGGATCTCAGAGGAAGCTGTTGATAGATTATTAAATCAAAATCAAACGAAACAGCAGAAGGATGGCATGGGAATCGGATTAAATTATGTAAAGAGGATGTTAGAAAACCATTATGAAGGAAAGGCAAAATTAGAGATTAAAAGTTTAGTGGGTAAGGGAACGAGTGTTTTTCTGACTCTACCAATTTTGGAGGTGGATGCTCGTGATTAA
- a CDS encoding ABC transporter ATP-binding protein, which yields MKSKSTGRRLLHYALLYKKTIIIALAMLTFAVAAELTGPFLAKKMIDDHMIGIESPWVEVTNKDDQAVLYNEHYFKRSSNVTIGDSLGDEEIQIIQVGRSFYVTNEHLPFDGERSISGDMLTISNGSDEESYEVDKLNQQELFAFYQPEIRPIILLLSFYVGLLFIAAFFQYGKSLMLQKAANRIIQKMRTDVFEHIQRVPINYFDNRPAGKIVSRVTNDTEAIRELYVKVLATFFTSGIYMTGIFVALFFLDQKLALITLFLVPIIIIWTLLYRKVASKYNHLIRTRVSDINGIINESIQGMPIIRAFRRKEQTMKEFETLNEEHFTYQNKLLSLNSMTSHNLVNVLRNVTFVVLIWYFGGQSISAAGIVSIGMLYAFVDYLNRLFQPVTDIVNQLAQLEQARVASERVFELLDEKGEAVNEDELPRYEGNVKFHHVSFSYDGENDVLKDISFEAKKGETVALVGHTGSGKSSIINLLFRYYDIDRGSIMIDGMDTSKLPRQQLRKHMGIVLQDPFLFTGTIETNVSLENPAITTEKVKKALQDVGADRFIEKLPNQYEEPVLEKGSTLSAGERQLISFARALAYDPAILILDEATANIDTETEAMIQQALNIVKEGRTTFIIAHRLSTIRNADQILVLDHGEIVESGSHKELLDQKGKYFQMYQLQQGKEVSKVG from the coding sequence ATGAAATCAAAATCAACTGGAAGACGCCTCCTTCATTACGCACTTCTCTACAAAAAAACGATTATAATAGCTCTTGCAATGCTAACATTTGCTGTTGCAGCTGAGCTTACAGGGCCTTTCTTAGCAAAAAAAATGATCGATGACCATATGATTGGAATTGAAAGCCCTTGGGTTGAAGTGACAAATAAGGATGATCAAGCAGTTCTGTATAACGAGCATTATTTCAAAAGAAGTTCGAATGTTACTATAGGAGACTCTTTAGGGGATGAGGAAATACAAATTATCCAAGTAGGACGCTCCTTTTATGTTACGAATGAGCATCTCCCTTTTGACGGCGAGAGATCAATTAGTGGCGACATGCTAACAATATCGAATGGTTCTGACGAAGAAAGCTATGAAGTAGATAAATTAAATCAACAGGAGTTATTTGCTTTTTATCAACCAGAAATCCGACCAATTATTCTCCTGCTTAGTTTTTATGTTGGTTTGCTTTTTATCGCGGCATTTTTCCAATATGGAAAATCACTAATGCTTCAAAAAGCCGCTAATCGTATTATTCAAAAAATGAGAACCGATGTGTTTGAGCATATACAAAGAGTGCCAATCAATTATTTCGATAATCGGCCAGCTGGAAAAATTGTTTCACGTGTAACAAATGATACTGAAGCAATTAGAGAGCTATATGTTAAAGTGTTAGCGACCTTTTTTACAAGTGGTATTTACATGACAGGAATCTTTGTAGCATTGTTTTTCCTTGATCAAAAGCTCGCGTTGATTACACTGTTTTTGGTTCCAATCATCATAATTTGGACGTTGCTTTATCGAAAGGTTGCCTCAAAGTATAATCACTTGATCCGAACAAGGGTAAGTGACATTAATGGGATCATTAATGAATCCATACAAGGAATGCCAATTATTCGTGCATTTCGACGTAAGGAACAAACAATGAAGGAATTTGAGACGTTAAACGAAGAACACTTTACCTATCAAAATAAGTTACTTAGCTTAAATTCAATGACTTCTCACAACTTAGTGAATGTCCTTCGTAATGTTACGTTTGTTGTACTAATTTGGTATTTTGGCGGGCAATCGATAAGTGCAGCAGGAATCGTATCTATTGGAATGCTTTATGCGTTTGTTGACTACCTTAACCGTTTGTTCCAGCCGGTAACTGACATTGTGAATCAGCTTGCACAGTTAGAACAAGCAAGGGTTGCATCTGAAAGAGTTTTTGAGCTTCTAGATGAAAAAGGTGAGGCTGTTAATGAGGATGAATTACCTAGATATGAGGGAAATGTTAAATTTCATCATGTTTCGTTTTCCTATGATGGAGAAAATGATGTCTTAAAAGATATCTCATTTGAAGCGAAAAAGGGAGAGACTGTCGCATTAGTAGGTCATACTGGATCAGGGAAGAGCTCGATTATCAATCTTCTATTCCGTTATTATGACATTGATCGAGGAAGTATTATGATTGATGGAATGGATACTAGTAAACTTCCTCGTCAACAGCTTAGGAAGCATATGGGAATCGTTCTGCAGGATCCGTTTTTGTTTACGGGGACAATCGAAACTAATGTAAGTCTAGAGAATCCAGCAATTACAACAGAAAAAGTTAAAAAGGCTCTACAGGATGTAGGAGCAGATCGATTTATTGAAAAGCTTCCAAATCAGTATGAGGAACCAGTCCTTGAAAAGGGTAGTACATTATCCGCTGGTGAACGGCAGCTTATCTCCTTTGCCCGCGCATTGGCGTATGATCCTGCAATTTTAATTTTAGATGAGGCAACAGCTAATATTGATACTGAGACTGAGGCAATGATCCAACAAGCATTAAATATTGTGAAAGAAGGTAGAACTACATTTATCATCGCTCATCGTCTTTCAACGATTCGTAATGCTGACCAAATTCTTGTCCTAGATCACGGGGAAATTGTCGAGAGTGGCAGTCATAAAGAGTTACTCGACCAAAAAGGAAAGTACTTTCAGATGTATCAGCTTCAGCAAGGGAAAGAAGTTTCAAAGGTAGGTTAG
- a CDS encoding response regulator transcription factor yields the protein MIKVLIVDDDKLVRKGLTSTMPWQDYDMKVVGEAKNGEKALEFMESNEIDLLFTDLAMPVMSGIELMRNVRERYPSVSIVVLTMHQDFEYIQDALRLGAIDYIAKVQMEMESFEEVLARVQKRMIDVKGKNDRQFKGESSSEILEIDEGYAFVSTMETDGMISIIKEKGELDFQPELIDTGVWLWLPTSEKDCKNILNRISIDDDNNNNDYGIIILNGLIRKNKNEIQKHLIKYKEKRFFYDYHPNNKRIYLSIQELERNLSLVDEVKITKLKEQWLSLAWVQQTSEFEKLLKEMKALHLPKTRLVNLLYFLVNEWIRIYNHVIAKLELPDEMSCWYDVENWFYSIRDLLNESMGNNLFSSDVQKSIMKSVRIIHEELACPVHASDIAKRVNMSRSYFSQCFKDLVGMTFNEYVRHVRVEKAKEYLVHTNKTITWIAENTGYADDKYFSRTFRKKTGSLPSEYRKMNQKG from the coding sequence GTGATTAAAGTGCTTATCGTCGATGATGATAAATTAGTTAGAAAAGGACTCACTTCGACAATGCCCTGGCAGGATTATGATATGAAGGTGGTAGGAGAAGCAAAAAATGGAGAAAAGGCACTAGAATTCATGGAGTCTAATGAGATCGATTTGCTATTTACTGATTTAGCAATGCCCGTGATGTCAGGTATTGAATTAATGAGGAATGTTCGTGAACGTTACCCCAGTGTCTCAATTGTAGTATTAACCATGCACCAAGATTTTGAATATATTCAAGATGCCTTACGGTTAGGGGCAATTGATTATATTGCTAAAGTTCAAATGGAAATGGAAAGTTTTGAAGAAGTTTTGGCTAGAGTTCAAAAGCGAATGATAGATGTAAAAGGAAAAAATGACCGACAGTTTAAAGGTGAAAGTTCCTCTGAGATATTGGAGATCGATGAAGGTTATGCTTTTGTTTCAACTATGGAAACCGATGGTATGATAAGTATCATAAAGGAAAAAGGTGAACTAGACTTTCAACCAGAATTGATTGATACGGGTGTTTGGCTCTGGTTACCTACAAGTGAGAAAGACTGCAAAAACATATTAAATAGGATATCAATTGATGATGATAACAATAATAATGATTATGGAATTATTATTTTGAATGGGCTTATAAGGAAAAATAAAAATGAAATCCAGAAGCATTTGATTAAGTATAAAGAAAAACGGTTCTTCTATGATTATCATCCAAACAACAAAAGGATCTACCTATCTATACAAGAGCTAGAAAGAAATCTATCCCTCGTTGACGAGGTAAAGATTACAAAGCTAAAGGAACAATGGTTGTCTCTAGCTTGGGTACAACAGACCTCAGAGTTTGAAAAGCTATTGAAAGAAATGAAAGCATTACATTTGCCGAAGACAAGATTAGTTAATCTCTTGTATTTCTTAGTCAATGAATGGATCCGGATTTATAACCATGTCATTGCGAAGTTAGAGCTACCAGATGAAATGAGCTGTTGGTATGATGTTGAAAATTGGTTTTACTCGATCAGAGATCTATTAAACGAATCAATGGGGAACAATCTATTTTCTAGTGATGTTCAAAAAAGTATTATGAAGTCAGTTCGAATCATACATGAAGAATTGGCATGTCCAGTTCATGCTTCAGATATAGCAAAAAGGGTAAATATGAGCCGCAGTTATTTTAGTCAATGCTTTAAAGATTTGGTAGGAATGACATTTAATGAATATGTACGTCACGTAAGGGTTGAAAAAGCGAAAGAATACTTAGTGCATACAAATAAAACGATAACATGGATTGCTGAGAATACTGGCTATGCAGATGACAAGTATTTCAGCCGTACTTTTCGTAAAAAAACAGGTAGTTTACCTAGTGAGTACCGTAAAATGAATCAAAAAGGGTGA
- a CDS encoding extracellular solute-binding protein, with the protein MRNNKQALMVLLAILLLFVTACTNGGSSSEETSQTKETNSENPPDPFGKYNEAVTITVGQEVDPSDTSLPSGDTPLDNQYTRSVKENLNINVEHHFTASPSNYDQKVSLAIASNDLPDAMIVGPVELRQMYEAGQLADLTEVYEQYASPAIKRILESTNGLAKDSVTFDGKMMAIPSVQLQADGVHLLWIRQDWLDKLGLEPPKTVEDLEKVAKAFTEQDPDGNGKADTIGLSGPDTNNKLYANFLESTNNLYGFDGIFSAYNANPGYWVEGEDGKPVYGSTLPETKDALAKLRDMYAKGLIDQEMGVREDSGESVISGDSGMFFAPWWMPYGPITDAINTNPEANWQAYALPLDADGKYSPHMSTPSSRFVVVRKDYEHPEAAMKMLNNLLANEATFDPSKGGPGFYPLRLVFAPSDETEYSVKALREVLAGTKTAEDFKDKPEYKLLVTDAENIKKVKLEPYDKLGIQHWDPKADLGAWTRSYALMVGGSPLVDQEINGVYSQIYGQTKTMESRWVNLKKMEDEVFLKIIMGAAPLDDFDKFVKDWKKQGGDKITDEVKEVVNK; encoded by the coding sequence ATGCGTAATAATAAACAAGCTTTGATGGTTTTACTTGCGATTCTGTTACTTTTCGTTACCGCATGTACAAATGGTGGGTCATCATCTGAGGAAACGAGCCAAACGAAAGAAACGAATTCTGAAAATCCACCTGATCCATTTGGTAAATACAATGAAGCGGTGACGATAACAGTTGGCCAAGAGGTTGATCCAAGTGATACGAGTTTACCGTCAGGTGATACACCTTTGGATAATCAATATACTCGAAGCGTAAAGGAAAATTTAAATATTAATGTAGAACATCATTTTACTGCATCACCTTCAAATTACGATCAAAAAGTCAGTTTGGCTATTGCTAGTAACGATTTGCCAGATGCGATGATAGTTGGACCTGTGGAATTAAGACAAATGTATGAGGCTGGGCAACTTGCGGACTTGACGGAAGTTTACGAACAGTATGCTTCTCCTGCTATCAAAAGAATTCTTGAAAGCACGAATGGTCTTGCTAAAGATAGTGTTACATTTGATGGAAAAATGATGGCAATCCCGAGTGTTCAGTTACAGGCAGATGGAGTCCACTTATTGTGGATCCGTCAAGATTGGTTGGACAAATTAGGACTAGAGCCACCGAAGACAGTTGAGGACTTGGAGAAGGTGGCAAAGGCCTTTACTGAGCAAGACCCGGATGGTAATGGAAAGGCCGATACAATAGGTCTTTCAGGACCAGATACAAATAATAAATTGTATGCTAATTTTCTGGAGTCGACAAACAACCTATATGGATTTGATGGAATCTTTTCTGCATACAATGCCAATCCAGGCTACTGGGTAGAAGGGGAAGATGGAAAGCCTGTATATGGCTCCACCTTACCAGAAACAAAAGATGCATTGGCTAAATTAAGAGATATGTATGCTAAAGGGTTAATTGATCAAGAAATGGGGGTACGTGAAGATTCTGGTGAATCTGTTATTAGTGGAGATTCAGGAATGTTCTTTGCTCCTTGGTGGATGCCTTATGGACCAATAACAGATGCGATCAATACGAATCCAGAAGCTAATTGGCAAGCATATGCTCTACCACTTGATGCAGATGGAAAATATAGTCCGCACATGAGTACTCCTTCAAGCCGCTTCGTGGTAGTACGTAAGGATTATGAACATCCTGAAGCAGCTATGAAAATGTTAAATAACTTATTAGCGAATGAAGCCACATTTGATCCTAGTAAAGGTGGCCCGGGCTTTTATCCGTTGAGACTCGTTTTTGCTCCTTCTGATGAAACTGAATATAGTGTTAAGGCGCTTAGGGAAGTGTTGGCAGGTACGAAAACAGCTGAAGACTTCAAAGATAAACCAGAATATAAGTTATTAGTAACAGACGCAGAAAATATTAAAAAGGTCAAATTGGAGCCTTATGACAAATTAGGTATCCAGCACTGGGATCCAAAGGCTGATTTAGGGGCATGGACTCGTTCCTATGCGCTGATGGTTGGTGGGTCACCACTTGTAGACCAAGAAATTAACGGGGTTTACAGTCAAATCTATGGACAAACAAAAACAATGGAAAGTAGATGGGTAAATCTCAAAAAGATGGAAGATGAAGTTTTCCTAAAAATTATTATGGGTGCAGCACCGCTTGATGATTTTGATAAGTTTGTTAAGGATTGGAAAAAACAAGGCGGAGATAAAATAACTGATGAAGTAAAAGAAGTAGTTAATAAGTAA
- a CDS encoding carbohydrate ABC transporter permease produces the protein MVKDKTIGSRVFDIVLIVILVGIAITCILPLWYTLALSFSSKSAASAGEVAFWPVGFNINSYKQLLGDAQFFHSFWISIQRVVLGAALNFIIVPLMAYPLSKTVKDFKLRNILMWLLIFTMLFNGGLIPLYLTIKEYDLLNSIWSLVLVGGAQTIVFNIILAINFFRNLPKELEEAALVDGAGPWYILYKLYIPLSVPVLATVSLFSIVYHWNEFLYGLIFMTREEFYPLQTYIQQLTVVLDPASMTEDQYKRMSELSNRTLNAAKIFIAMLPVLVVYPFLQRFFIHGITLGSVKE, from the coding sequence ATGGTCAAAGATAAGACGATTGGCTCAAGAGTATTTGACATTGTACTTATTGTTATTTTAGTCGGAATTGCCATAACGTGTATTCTACCACTCTGGTATACATTAGCTCTTTCGTTTAGCTCAAAATCAGCTGCAAGTGCTGGAGAGGTCGCGTTTTGGCCTGTGGGATTTAATATTAATTCATATAAGCAATTATTAGGGGATGCACAATTCTTTCATTCCTTTTGGATATCGATACAGCGTGTAGTACTTGGAGCTGCCCTTAACTTTATTATTGTGCCCCTTATGGCTTATCCACTGTCTAAAACTGTAAAAGACTTTAAACTGCGAAACATATTAATGTGGCTACTAATTTTTACAATGTTGTTTAATGGTGGGCTAATTCCTTTATATCTGACGATTAAAGAATATGATTTACTCAACAGTATTTGGTCTCTTGTTCTAGTTGGTGGGGCACAGACGATCGTGTTTAATATTATTTTGGCGATAAACTTTTTCCGTAATTTACCTAAGGAATTAGAAGAAGCAGCACTTGTGGACGGTGCAGGGCCTTGGTATATCTTATACAAATTATATATTCCACTCTCCGTACCAGTACTGGCAACGGTTAGCCTTTTTAGTATTGTTTATCATTGGAATGAGTTTTTGTACGGTTTAATTTTTATGACAAGAGAAGAGTTTTATCCATTACAGACATATATTCAACAATTGACGGTGGTCCTTGATCCTGCAAGTATGACTGAGGATCAGTATAAACGAATGAGCGAGCTTTCAAACAGAACATTAAATGCAGCCAAAATCTTTATTGCTATGCTTCCTGTATTAGTCGTTTACCCGTTTTTACAACGATTTTTTATTCACGGGATTACACTTGGCTCTGTGAAGGAATAA